One Alkalinema sp. FACHB-956 DNA segment encodes these proteins:
- a CDS encoding TIGR04282 family arsenosugar biosynthesis glycosyltransferase: MESRRGRLVVFTKYPTAGMVKTRLIPALGAEGAAQLHRRLAEYTIAQAADFLQSRSAREQALDINVEIRFAGADQPAMADWLGTEYTYVHQGEGDLGDRMARSISDGFAQGYSAVILIGTDCPEVTPDLLSEAFSHLSTSDMVIGPALDGGYYLIGVCNNPGIEFSKLFENIHWSTHEVLAKTLNNANSLSLKIKQLKVLSDIDTPEDLKNLDLYQFNSNM, translated from the coding sequence TTGGAAAGTCGGCGGGGCCGTTTGGTGGTGTTTACGAAGTATCCGACAGCGGGAATGGTCAAAACTCGATTGATTCCAGCCCTGGGTGCAGAGGGAGCCGCCCAATTACATCGGCGATTGGCGGAATACACGATCGCTCAAGCTGCGGATTTTCTTCAGAGCCGGTCGGCAAGGGAGCAGGCGCTGGATATTAATGTAGAAATTCGGTTTGCGGGGGCCGATCAGCCAGCGATGGCTGATTGGTTGGGGACGGAATACACCTATGTGCACCAAGGGGAGGGTGATTTGGGCGATCGGATGGCGCGATCGATCTCCGATGGTTTTGCTCAGGGTTATTCAGCCGTGATTCTGATTGGAACCGATTGCCCTGAGGTGACGCCAGATCTGTTATCAGAGGCATTTTCTCATCTATCAACATCAGATATGGTAATTGGCCCTGCTCTGGATGGTGGCTATTATCTCATTGGAGTTTGCAATAATCCAGGAATTGAATTCTCAAAGTTATTTGAAAATATTCACTGGAGTACCCATGAGGTGTTAGCTAAAACGTTAAATAATGCAAATAGTTTATCGTTAAAAATCAAACAGTTAAAAGTTCTTTCTGACATTGACACACCTGAGGATTTAAAAAATCTTGATTTATACCAATTCAACTCAAATATGTGA
- a CDS encoding SMI1/KNR4 family protein: protein MMNQVLHRIWQRIEDCLQENIPSAWEGLNPPATEEAIIALEQALNIRLPDDVRDSYLRHNGQDSQAPWIFAGWEWHSIERIQEEWTSWNEVLEDGAIDDIENDGDGQIFRKDWWHPKWIPLTSDPGGGNHQCLDLAPGPQGTMGQIITMWHDDADRRLLANSFTDFLEQFANGLEAGEYIYSEEYNAIVTLDEI, encoded by the coding sequence ATGATGAATCAAGTTTTACATCGTATTTGGCAACGAATTGAAGATTGCTTACAGGAGAATATCCCCTCGGCCTGGGAGGGCCTAAATCCACCGGCGACTGAGGAAGCGATTATAGCGTTAGAGCAGGCATTAAATATTCGATTGCCTGACGATGTCAGAGATAGCTACTTGCGGCACAATGGCCAAGATAGTCAAGCGCCCTGGATTTTTGCAGGTTGGGAATGGCATTCGATCGAACGCATTCAGGAGGAGTGGACGAGTTGGAATGAAGTCTTAGAGGATGGCGCGATCGATGATATTGAAAATGACGGCGATGGCCAAATCTTTCGCAAGGATTGGTGGCATCCTAAATGGATTCCCTTGACTTCTGATCCGGGTGGCGGTAACCATCAATGCCTGGACTTAGCCCCTGGCCCTCAAGGGACGATGGGTCAGATCATTACTATGTGGCATGATGATGCCGATCGAAGGTTATTGGCTAACAGTTTTACTGATTTTTTGGAACAGTTTGCCAATGGGTTGGAGGCTGGTGAGTATATCTATTCTGAGGAATATAATGCAATTGTGACGTTGGATGAAATTTGA
- the mutL gene encoding DNA mismatch repair endonuclease MutL, giving the protein MIRSLPSDVINLIAAGEVIDSLAAVVRELAENAIDAGATRITITLWPEQWRVRVADNGRGMALADLQQAAAPHSTSKIHDRDDLGQIQTLGFRGEALHSLAQLSRLEILSCPAETNQDTSQGHRVLYDGLGQVQQGEAIAIAPGTIVTIEDLFGNWPARRQSLPILSQQLRTIQQTIYHIALSHPHITWQVYQGDREWITLWSGKNFQTMLPQILPQIRPEDLRYTCQQITELPEDDNASDSLTVGDRDAVALAPELPDSSPKVISVELLLGLPDRCHRHRPDWMKVAINGRFVKSPELENTLFASLRRTVPRDRYPICLVHLHVPAQWIDWNRHPAKEEIYLQHLEQCQQWVNQAIEQVLKLDGENTSASSRTQGVMKAAELAGNYAVNRRVNLTESGPNTLNLKAIAQVHNMYILAEHATGLWLIEQHIAHERVLFEQLCDRWQLVDLEPPVILKQLTIGQVEQLQHIGMMVEEFGEDLWAVRHAPALLSERDDLADALWELSLGSSLETAQVATACRSAIRNGMPLTLVEMQMLINQWQQTRNPNTCPHGRPIYLSLEESALSRFFRRHWVIGKSHGL; this is encoded by the coding sequence GTGATTCGATCGTTACCATCCGATGTGATTAACCTGATTGCCGCTGGGGAAGTGATTGATTCCCTGGCGGCGGTGGTGCGGGAATTGGCGGAAAATGCCATCGATGCGGGGGCGACGCGGATTACGATTACGCTCTGGCCGGAACAATGGCGGGTGCGGGTGGCGGACAATGGGCGGGGTATGGCCTTGGCGGATTTGCAGCAAGCCGCTGCGCCCCACAGTACTAGCAAAATTCACGATCGGGATGACTTAGGCCAGATCCAAACCCTCGGATTTCGGGGGGAGGCGCTCCATAGTTTGGCCCAGTTGTCCCGCTTGGAAATTCTCAGTTGCCCAGCAGAGACGAATCAAGACACCAGTCAAGGTCATCGGGTGCTGTACGATGGGCTGGGGCAGGTGCAGCAGGGGGAGGCGATCGCGATCGCTCCGGGAACGATCGTGACGATCGAGGATTTATTTGGTAATTGGCCCGCTCGTCGTCAAAGTTTACCGATTCTCAGCCAACAGCTCCGCACGATTCAACAAACGATTTATCACATTGCCCTTAGCCATCCGCACATCACTTGGCAAGTGTATCAAGGCGATCGGGAATGGATCACGTTGTGGAGCGGTAAGAATTTTCAAACGATGCTACCGCAAATTCTGCCGCAAATTCGTCCAGAGGATCTGCGCTATACTTGCCAACAGATTACCGAGTTGCCCGAAGATGATAACGCTAGTGATTCTCTGACGGTAGGCGATCGGGACGCTGTAGCGTTGGCTCCTGAGTTGCCGGATTCGTCCCCTAAAGTCATTTCCGTTGAACTGCTACTGGGATTGCCCGATCGTTGCCATCGCCATCGCCCCGACTGGATGAAGGTTGCCATTAATGGAAGGTTTGTCAAATCTCCTGAATTAGAAAATACCTTGTTTGCCAGTCTACGGCGAACGGTTCCCCGCGATCGCTATCCCATTTGCTTAGTGCATCTCCACGTCCCCGCACAGTGGATTGATTGGAACCGTCACCCTGCTAAAGAAGAAATTTATTTACAGCATTTAGAACAGTGTCAGCAATGGGTGAATCAAGCGATCGAACAGGTGTTGAAACTGGATGGTGAAAATACCAGTGCTTCCAGTCGAACTCAAGGCGTGATGAAAGCAGCGGAACTCGCTGGAAATTATGCGGTGAATCGTCGCGTCAATCTAACGGAATCAGGGCCCAATACGCTCAACTTAAAAGCGATTGCGCAAGTGCATAACATGTATATTCTGGCAGAACATGCAACAGGACTCTGGTTGATTGAACAGCATATTGCCCATGAGCGGGTGTTGTTTGAACAATTGTGCGATCGCTGGCAGTTGGTGGATTTGGAACCGCCTGTGATTCTCAAACAGTTAACGATCGGTCAGGTGGAACAACTTCAGCACATTGGAATGATGGTGGAGGAATTTGGGGAAGATCTCTGGGCGGTGCGCCATGCCCCGGCGCTGCTGTCGGAGCGGGATGACCTAGCCGATGCCCTCTGGGAACTGAGTTTGGGTAGTAGCTTAGAAACGGCGCAGGTGGCCACCGCCTGTCGATCGGCGATTCGCAATGGAATGCCGCTAACATTAGTGGAAATGCAAATGCTAATTAATCAGTGGCAACAAACTCGCAATCCCAACACTTGTCCCCACGGTCGTCCCATTTACCTTTCGTTGGAAGAGTCAGCATTATCGCGTTTTTTCCGTCGCCATTGGGTGATTGGTAAAAGTCATGGGTTATAA
- the glmM gene encoding phosphoglucosamine mutase produces the protein MVASLNQRESQSWGMVRLPDGALFGTDGIRGKAGELLTAPLAMQVGYWAGQVLRDVAGDHAPIVLGRDSRNSSDMLATALSAGLTSAGLDVWDLGMCPTPVVAHSTQGTGAIGGVMISASHNPPEDNGIKFFGASGSKLAPELQQTVEAALRGRLCHIETTPHQWGQHSYRPELVDRYLQDLQMPLLNQAHHPLTGLKIVLDLAWGAATRTAAIAFRQLGAEVICLHEQPDGNRINVNCGSTHLATLREAVQQHQACVGFAFDGDADRVLAVDGQGRTVDGDYILYLWGKDLMALGQLPDQTIVATVMSNLGFERAWQKLGGQLIRAAVGDQYVHAEMVKTGAMLGGEQSGHILCPHYGVSGDGLMTALHLASLIQQSGGTLADLIDTSFQTYPQVLRNVRVENRDRRLNWQDCEPVQTAIAKAEAAMGDRGRILVRASGTEPVIRVMVEAETVDLVESWTTYLVAAVETHLAD, from the coding sequence ATGGTTGCGTCCTTGAATCAGCGGGAAAGTCAGTCTTGGGGCATGGTGCGTTTGCCAGACGGCGCATTGTTTGGAACCGATGGTATTCGCGGCAAGGCGGGTGAACTGCTGACGGCTCCTTTGGCGATGCAGGTGGGCTACTGGGCCGGTCAAGTCCTGCGGGATGTGGCTGGGGATCATGCCCCGATCGTCCTCGGGCGGGACTCGCGCAACTCCAGTGATATGTTAGCGACGGCGCTCTCGGCAGGGTTAACTTCAGCGGGCTTGGATGTCTGGGACTTGGGGATGTGCCCAACCCCGGTGGTGGCTCACTCGACCCAGGGCACCGGGGCGATCGGTGGGGTGATGATTTCCGCCAGCCACAATCCCCCGGAGGACAATGGCATTAAGTTTTTTGGGGCTTCCGGCAGTAAGTTGGCTCCAGAATTGCAGCAAACCGTGGAAGCAGCGCTGCGGGGGCGGCTATGTCACATAGAAACAACGCCGCATCAGTGGGGCCAGCATTCCTATCGCCCTGAGCTGGTCGATCGCTATCTGCAAGATCTCCAAATGCCGCTCCTCAATCAAGCGCACCATCCTCTGACAGGCTTGAAAATTGTGCTGGATTTGGCCTGGGGCGCTGCCACTCGAACCGCCGCGATCGCCTTTCGGCAACTGGGAGCGGAGGTCATTTGTCTCCATGAACAGCCGGATGGGAATCGCATTAATGTCAATTGCGGTTCGACCCATTTGGCCACGCTACGGGAAGCCGTCCAACAACATCAAGCTTGTGTGGGCTTTGCCTTTGATGGGGATGCCGATCGGGTGTTGGCGGTGGATGGCCAGGGGCGCACGGTGGATGGGGATTACATTCTCTACCTCTGGGGCAAGGATCTGATGGCGTTGGGGCAATTGCCAGACCAGACGATCGTGGCAACGGTGATGTCCAACCTAGGCTTTGAGCGAGCTTGGCAAAAACTGGGTGGCCAGTTGATTCGGGCAGCGGTGGGTGATCAGTATGTCCATGCGGAAATGGTGAAAACGGGAGCGATGCTGGGCGGGGAGCAATCCGGCCATATCCTGTGTCCCCACTACGGGGTGAGCGGCGATGGACTGATGACGGCTTTGCATTTAGCTAGCTTGATCCAGCAATCGGGGGGTACTTTGGCGGATTTGATCGACACCAGTTTCCAGACCTATCCCCAGGTGCTGCGCAATGTGCGGGTGGAAAATCGCGATCGCCGGTTAAATTGGCAGGATTGCGAACCGGTGCAGACCGCGATCGCTAAAGCTGAGGCGGCCATGGGCGATCGGGGTCGGATTTTAGTGCGGGCTTCGGGGACGGAGCCGGTGATCCGGGTGATGGTAGAAGCGGAAACGGTGGATCTAGTCGAGTCCTGGACGACTTACCTGGTGGCTGCGGTGGAAACTCACCTGGCAGATTAG